ATTTCGCATCACGCCCGGCTCAGGATGTTTGAGCGCAACGTCTCCACCGATGATCTCTTTCTCGTGATCAGGACCGGCGAGATTATCGAGTCATATCCTGAAGATGAGCCCTGCCCCTCCCTGCTCATGCTCG
This region of Methanoculleus sp. 7T genomic DNA includes:
- a CDS encoding DUF4258 domain-containing protein, which produces MFERNVSTDDLFLVIRTGEIIESYPEDEPCPSLLML